Proteins encoded within one genomic window of Tolypothrix bouteillei VB521301:
- a CDS encoding cadherin domain-containing protein: MSSNNDTFANRILLSGTSGSSTSNNVGATSEAGEAIQSGTTNSVWWSWIAPSSGNISLDTLSSNFDTYLSVYTGTTVNNLTRVAQNDDIGNGITASRVSFAVAAGTTYHIAVDGYQSSTGNVTLNYSFTPNTVTSKAGDLDLSFGYGGKVITDFGSHNDFSYSVALQPDGKIVVAGRTDDYTNGAYFVLARYNSNGTLDTTFGNGGKAIPNANSAGISGRSVVIQSDGKIVVAGSASNGSNDCFALTRYNSNGTIDTSFGNGGTVKTLVRTLDDEGMGVALQSDGKIVVTGSSHNGSKYDFALTRYNIDGSLDTSFGTGGKVITPLGNFHDLSSSLAIQLDGKILVTGATLNSNTGSNINDANFALIRYNTNGSLDTNFGNGGKVVTDFDNNYDYGHSVAIQPDGKIVVAGSANFGFGIARYNANGTLDNTFGSGGKVLTRIGSSTNGAGVESATIQPDGKIVVAGYTWDGNQKNFAVARYNVNGTLDNSFGSSGWVSTPIGGNWSDDGGKSVVIQPDGNIVVAGGSYGDFALVRYLGTSSNQTYNTAPTLSDTLVTLNSVNENAGVPSGTVGTLVSSLVNLGTNVSDRDSNAVTGIAITTASTTNGTWYYSTNNGTNWNLLGAVSNSNARLLAADANTRIYFQPNANFNGNINNAIAFRAWDRTSGSNGRTSDTTTNGGMTAFSTATDTATITVTATNRAPVATNDTYTLAANTSFSTAASVTALIIDDRAGGTFVGQGNYYNFTRTGGNFLARRAYPTNPSSNNAIRISYSEQRPGGHSWDLGFAAPFNAPLTAGTTYTNAVRFPFQDNNQPGLSISGDGRGNNTLTGQFTINRILYGADDTVKLLDATFEQKSPGDIGVLHGQVTYNDYLPRGVLSNDTDRDSQQLQAILVSGPLHGRLIFNRDGSFDYTPNSGFTGIDTFTYRATDSIANSNIATVTLRVENQAPNINLGTIPSSYIENISPINIADRATVTDTDSPNFDTGTLTVSFSIGGTADDRLAIRHQGTGSNLIRIVGNTVLYNAIEIGTFSGGTGTIPLTIAFNDNATATAVQALINNITFANVSDNPSTTPRSVSFVLTDGDGGTSTAVTKIVNVTAINDAPVIAPNQTFRVNENAPVGTVAGTVVATDPDSTTLSNWKITGGNLDRDGDGQTAFSINSSSGQISVSDRDELDFESNPSFQLQVTVSDGVAASNVSNVTVNLNDLTETTTNDSFENRIVLSGNSGTSTSNNLAATGELGEPVQSGTTNSVWWSWIAPSSGNVTFQTVGSSFDTYLSVYRGNSINSLALVAANDDISGSTASRVTFAVTAGTAYHISVDGYQRSTGNITLNYSFIPTPPSINAAPTLTDTTVTLGSVNEDANTPSGAVGTLVSSIVSLGRNVTDANREALTGIALTNTNTTNGTWHYSTDNGANWYSLGNVSDSSARLLAGDPNTRIYFQPNPNYHGTITNAITFRAWDRTSGTNGGTANTNTNGGTTAFSTATDTASIIVNPVNDAPIITANQSFRVNENAIMGTVVGTVVATDPDSTTFSNWIITAGNLDRDRDGQAAFSINPNTGQITVNDSNDIDFESSPSFQLQVTVSDGTIRSSAQAVTVNLNDVSENTGNDNFENRIVLSGTSGSSTGSNVGSSGEFGEPVQSGTTNSVWWSWTAPSSGNVVFDTIGSSFDTFLSAYTGVTVNGLTRIIANDDIGNGNVASRVNFAATAGTTYQIAVDGFQARTGNINLNYLFTPRTDSSNNNVTYHYLVSENTSLVTAAATTSLTIDSDRGNYLGQSDYYSYTPANGVFRAPQSNYENAVAMTFTQKTASATQTVTVIRNGTVNILYGNSGNDNITGSLGDDVIYGYEGYDYLYGAAGNDTLNGDANYDHLYGQDGNDILNGGASDDSLFGGAGNDILDGGDGFDYVNESADVNFTLTNTQLFGAGTDVLINIEEVRLSGGSSDNIINTATFTLGRVSLDGGAGNDTLTGGSRNDSLFGQDGNDTLNGGAGDDQLYGGASNDYLSVNDGNDVLNGGAGNDFLCGGTGNDTLDGGDGIDRIQEVADVNFVLTNTQLIGRGTDILKNIETATLIGGDSNNTIDASAFTLGSVSLYGGAQGNDILKGGSGSDSLHGGMGNDVLNGGAGNDDLYGGGGADTYVLAPSRGTDIIYGFEDGIDKLGLSLGLTYEALTVTNSSNGTSIRITSTNEVLVTLSNVNSSLISANDFINLT, encoded by the coding sequence ATGAGCAGCAATAACGACACATTTGCAAATCGCATTTTACTTTCTGGTACTTCAGGCAGTAGCACTAGTAACAACGTAGGAGCTACAAGTGAAGCAGGTGAGGCCATTCAATCAGGGACGACTAACTCCGTGTGGTGGAGCTGGATTGCTCCATCTTCTGGAAATATTTCACTGGATACGCTTTCTAGTAACTTTGATACTTATCTTTCAGTCTATACAGGTACTACAGTCAATAATTTGACTCGTGTTGCTCAAAACGATGATATTGGTAATGGAATTACGGCAAGTCGAGTTAGCTTTGCAGTGGCAGCGGGAACAACTTACCATATTGCTGTTGATGGATATCAAAGTAGCACGGGTAATGTTACTTTAAATTATTCTTTCACACCTAACACTGTTACTAGTAAGGCGGGTGATTTAGATCTTAGTTTTGGCTATGGTGGTAAGGTTATCACCGACTTTGGCAGCCACAATGACTTCAGCTATAGCGTTGCTCTTCAGCCAGATGGCAAGATTGTTGTGGCAGGAAGAACTGACGATTATACCAACGGTGCGTACTTCGTCTTAGCACGCTATAACTCCAATGGGACGTTGGACACGACTTTTGGCAACGGTGGTAAAGCCATTCCAAACGCCAACAGTGCTGGTATTTCCGGTCGCAGTGTTGTTATCCAGTCAGATGGTAAAATAGTCGTAGCTGGAAGCGCTTCAAATGGCAGCAACGACTGCTTTGCCCTAACACGTTACAACAGTAATGGTACTATAGACACCAGCTTTGGTAATGGTGGCACAGTCAAAACTCTTGTCAGAACTCTAGACGATGAGGGTATGGGTGTCGCTCTTCAATCAGACGGTAAGATTGTCGTTACGGGGTCCAGTCACAATGGTAGTAAATATGACTTTGCTCTAACACGTTATAACATTGATGGCAGTCTGGACACCAGCTTTGGTACTGGTGGCAAAGTTATTACACCATTAGGTAATTTCCACGATTTGTCTTCTAGTCTTGCTATTCAATTAGACGGCAAGATACTAGTCACAGGCGCAACCCTCAACAGCAATACAGGCTCTAATATCAATGACGCTAACTTTGCTCTTATACGTTACAACACTAATGGCAGTCTAGATACTAATTTTGGTAATGGGGGTAAAGTTGTCACAGACTTTGATAACAACTATGACTACGGTCATAGTGTTGCCATTCAGCCTGATGGCAAGATTGTAGTAGCAGGAAGTGCTAACTTTGGTTTTGGCATAGCACGATACAACGCCAACGGCACATTGGATAACACTTTTGGTAGTGGCGGTAAAGTTCTCACACGAATTGGCAGTAGCACGAATGGCGCTGGTGTAGAATCTGCTACCATTCAACCGGATGGTAAAATTGTTGTTGCTGGATACACTTGGGATGGTAACCAGAAGAACTTTGCGGTAGCACGTTACAACGTAAATGGCACTTTAGATAATAGCTTTGGTAGTAGTGGTTGGGTTAGCACACCCATTGGTGGTAACTGGAGCGATGATGGAGGTAAAAGTGTTGTTATTCAACCCGATGGTAATATTGTTGTTGCAGGCGGTAGTTACGGTGACTTTGCCCTAGTACGATACTTAGGGACAAGTTCCAACCAAACCTATAACACGGCTCCAACTCTTAGCGATACTCTTGTTACCCTCAATTCAGTTAATGAAAACGCTGGCGTTCCTTCTGGAACAGTTGGGACTTTGGTGTCATCTCTGGTAAATTTGGGAACAAACGTTAGCGATCGCGATAGCAATGCAGTTACGGGGATCGCAATTACCACAGCCAGTACCACTAACGGCACTTGGTACTACAGCACAAATAACGGTACAAACTGGAATCTTTTAGGTGCAGTTTCTAACAGCAATGCTCGCTTACTAGCCGCAGATGCAAACACGCGCATCTACTTCCAGCCTAACGCTAACTTTAACGGCAATATTAACAATGCGATCGCTTTCCGTGCTTGGGATAGAACCAGTGGTAGCAACGGTAGAACATCTGACACTACAACCAATGGTGGGATGACTGCCTTTAGTACTGCGACAGACACTGCAACAATTACGGTGACAGCAACCAATCGAGCACCTGTCGCAACAAATGACACCTATACTTTGGCAGCAAACACGTCATTTTCCACTGCTGCTAGTGTTACAGCCTTAATCATAGACGATCGAGCAGGCGGAACTTTTGTTGGTCAAGGCAATTACTACAACTTCACTCGTACTGGTGGGAATTTTTTAGCTAGGCGTGCTTATCCAACAAATCCCTCAAGCAACAATGCTATACGAATAAGTTATAGCGAACAGAGACCCGGTGGTCATTCCTGGGATCTGGGATTTGCGGCTCCATTTAACGCTCCACTAACAGCAGGAACAACGTATACAAACGCAGTCCGTTTTCCATTCCAAGATAACAATCAGCCCGGTTTATCAATAAGTGGAGACGGGCGCGGTAACAATACTCTGACCGGGCAATTTACTATCAACCGAATTCTCTATGGTGCTGATGACACTGTAAAGCTTCTTGATGCCACCTTTGAGCAAAAAAGCCCTGGTGATATAGGTGTTTTACACGGTCAGGTTACATACAACGATTATCTACCTCGTGGTGTACTTAGTAATGACACCGATCGAGACAGCCAACAATTACAAGCAATTCTTGTCTCCGGTCCTTTACACGGTCGCTTAATATTCAACCGTGATGGTTCCTTTGATTACACTCCCAACTCTGGTTTTACTGGCATTGATACTTTTACTTACCGTGCGACTGATAGCATCGCTAATTCTAATATTGCGACAGTCACCTTAAGAGTTGAGAATCAAGCACCTAACATCAACTTGGGAACAATCCCCTCCTCATACATAGAAAATATCTCTCCCATCAACATTGCCGATCGCGCGACTGTCACAGACACAGACTCACCAAATTTTGATACAGGTACGCTAACTGTTAGTTTCAGTATTGGAGGTACTGCAGACGATCGCCTAGCCATTCGCCATCAAGGAACAGGATCGAATCTCATCAGGATTGTCGGAAATACTGTTCTTTACAATGCAATTGAAATTGGTACTTTTAGTGGTGGTACGGGCACAATTCCTCTGACGATCGCTTTTAATGATAACGCTACCGCAACAGCCGTACAAGCTTTAATTAACAACATCACCTTCGCCAATGTTTCAGACAATCCCTCCACAACTCCACGTAGCGTAAGTTTTGTCTTAACTGATGGTGATGGCGGTACCAGTACTGCCGTAACTAAAATTGTTAATGTGACTGCCATCAATGATGCCCCTGTCATCGCGCCCAATCAAACTTTCAGAGTCAATGAAAATGCTCCTGTAGGAACAGTCGCAGGCACAGTTGTTGCTACTGACCCAGATAGCACCACCCTCTCTAACTGGAAAATTACAGGAGGTAATTTAGACCGCGATGGTGATGGTCAAACAGCCTTCAGCATTAACTCTAGTAGCGGACAAATTTCGGTGAGCGATCGCGATGAACTCGACTTTGAGAGCAACCCCAGTTTTCAGTTGCAAGTCACTGTCAGCGATGGCGTGGCTGCGAGCAACGTGTCGAATGTCACGGTTAATCTTAACGACCTCACGGAAACTACGACAAATGACAGCTTTGAGAACCGAATTGTACTTTCTGGCAACTCGGGTACCAGTACTAGCAACAATTTAGCAGCTACAGGTGAATTAGGAGAACCAGTCCAATCAGGGACAACTAACTCTGTTTGGTGGAGTTGGATTGCTCCATCCTCTGGTAATGTCACATTCCAGACTGTTGGTAGTTCTTTTGACACTTACCTTTCTGTTTACAGGGGGAATTCCATCAATAGTTTGGCCCTTGTTGCTGCTAACGATGATATCAGTGGAAGTACTGCCAGTCGGGTGACCTTTGCCGTGACAGCCGGAACAGCCTACCATATCAGCGTCGATGGATATCAACGCAGTACAGGCAATATTACTTTAAACTATTCTTTTATCCCTACCCCTCCCAGTATTAACGCAGCACCCACCCTAACTGACACCACCGTCACCCTAGGGTCTGTGAATGAAGATGCTAACACCCCTTCCGGAGCAGTTGGAACGTTAGTTTCCTCGATCGTCAGTTTGGGGAGAAACGTGACTGACGCAAATCGTGAAGCATTAACTGGTATCGCCCTCACCAATACCAACACGACTAATGGTACTTGGCACTACAGCACTGACAATGGAGCAAACTGGTACAGCTTGGGTAATGTGTCTGACAGCAGCGCTCGGCTCTTAGCAGGAGATCCCAATACCCGTATTTATTTCCAACCCAACCCCAACTATCACGGCACCATCACTAACGCTATAACTTTCCGCGCTTGGGATCGAACCAGTGGCACTAACGGCGGTACTGCTAACACAAATACTAACGGTGGTACCACGGCCTTCAGTACTGCTACTGATACAGCATCAATTATCGTTAATCCTGTTAACGATGCTCCAATTATTACAGCCAATCAAAGTTTTAGAGTGAATGAAAACGCTATTATGGGAACGGTTGTGGGCACTGTCGTTGCTACTGACCCAGATAGCACCACCTTCTCCAACTGGATAATTACAGCAGGTAATTTAGACCGCGATCGCGATGGTCAAGCTGCTTTCAGCATCAATCCCAACACCGGACAAATTACAGTCAACGACAGCAACGATATCGACTTTGAGAGCAGCCCCAGTTTTCAATTACAAGTTACTGTCAGCGATGGCACCATTAGAAGCAGCGCACAAGCTGTGACCGTTAACCTCAACGATGTTAGCGAAAATACCGGGAATGACAACTTTGAAAACCGGATTGTGCTTTCTGGAACTTCGGGCAGCAGTACTGGCAGTAATGTGGGAAGCTCAGGCGAATTTGGCGAGCCAGTGCAATCGGGAACAACCAACTCTGTTTGGTGGAGTTGGACAGCACCATCTTCTGGTAACGTAGTATTTGATACTATTGGTAGTTCTTTTGACACTTTCCTTTCTGCGTACACAGGTGTTACCGTCAACGGTCTGACCCGTATAATTGCTAACGATGATATTGGTAACGGAAATGTTGCCAGTCGCGTGAACTTTGCAGCGACAGCTGGAACTACTTATCAGATTGCCGTAGATGGATTTCAAGCTCGTACTGGCAATATTAACTTAAACTACTTGTTTACCCCCAGAACCGATTCTAGCAACAACAATGTCACTTACCATTATCTGGTGTCTGAAAATACCTCGCTCGTTACTGCTGCTGCTACTACATCTCTCACCATAGATAGCGATCGCGGTAACTATCTTGGTCAGAGCGATTATTACAGCTACACTCCAGCTAATGGCGTTTTCAGGGCTCCACAAAGCAACTATGAAAATGCTGTTGCCATGACATTCACTCAAAAGACCGCCAGTGCTACGCAAACCGTTACGGTTATCCGTAATGGCACCGTAAATATCCTATATGGTAACTCAGGTAACGACAATATTACCGGAAGTCTAGGTGATGACGTTATTTATGGCTATGAAGGATATGATTACCTCTACGGTGCTGCTGGTAATGATACCCTGAACGGTGATGCAAACTATGACCATCTATACGGGCAAGATGGAAATGACATCCTCAACGGTGGCGCTAGCGATGACTCTCTGTTTGGTGGTGCGGGTAATGATATCTTGGACGGTGGTGACGGCTTTGATTATGTTAACGAATCAGCAGATGTTAACTTTACCCTCACAAACACGCAACTTTTTGGGGCTGGTACAGACGTACTTATAAATATTGAAGAAGTAAGACTCAGTGGTGGTAGTAGTGACAATATCATAAATACTGCGACATTCACTTTAGGTAGAGTCTCTCTTGATGGTGGTGCTGGTAACGATACCCTAACTGGTGGTAGTCGCAATGACTCCCTATTTGGGCAGGACGGAAATGATACCCTCAACGGTGGAGCCGGCGATGACCAACTCTACGGTGGTGCAAGCAATGACTATCTGTCTGTGAACGATGGTAACGATGTCCTTAACGGTGGTGCTGGCAATGACTTTTTATGTGGTGGTACGGGCAATGATACTCTCGACGGTGGTGATGGTATCGATCGAATCCAAGAAGTTGCTGATGTTAACTTTGTTCTAACGAACACACAACTCATTGGTCGTGGAACTGATATCCTCAAAAACATTGAAACGGCAACACTGATTGGTGGCGACAGTAACAACACCATTGATGCTTCAGCATTCACTCTGGGTAGCGTCTCTCTTTATGGGGGCGCACAAGGTAACGATATCCTTAAAGGTGGTAGTGGTAGCGATAGCCTGCACGGTGGTATGGGTAATGACGTTCTCAATGGGGGTGCAGGTAACGACGATCTCTATGGTGGAGGCGGTGCAGATACTTATGTTCTCGCTCCGAGTCGGGGTACTGATATTATCTATGGCTTTGAAGATGGTATTGACAAGTTAGGTTTATCCCTGGGATTAACTTATGAGGCTTTGACTGTGACTAACAGCAGTAATGGTACTTCCATTCGGATAACTTCTACAAATGAGGTCTTGGTCACTTTAAGCAATGTTAACTCTAGTTTAATCAGCGCCAATGATTTTATCAACTTAACTTAG
- a CDS encoding Mo-dependent nitrogenase C-terminal domain-containing protein has product MLETNNQNIYFPAFVNPDVENEQIVNRNHLAKTRLDILQPLRGWLDSLDIQNQKFARFIAQTIPAQCPFERDIVLFGRKIAHIPPLCKLNPLYDQFVGLRFRALCYLADVCGEDIRSYC; this is encoded by the coding sequence ATGCTTGAAACTAACAATCAAAACATCTACTTCCCTGCTTTTGTAAACCCTGATGTTGAAAACGAGCAAATTGTCAATCGCAACCATTTGGCTAAGACCAGACTGGATATATTGCAACCATTGCGTGGTTGGCTTGATTCATTAGATATTCAGAATCAAAAATTTGCAAGATTTATTGCTCAAACGATCCCCGCCCAATGTCCGTTTGAAAGAGACATAGTTTTGTTTGGTCGTAAAATTGCTCATATTCCCCCCCTGTGCAAACTCAATCCGCTTTATGACCAATTTGTTGGTCTGCGTTTCCGTGCTTTATGTTACTTGGCGGATGTGTGCGGTGAAGATATCCGCTCGTATTGTTAG
- a CDS encoding proton extrusion protein PcxA, producing MKNYITPSKSDKFLNKINHFLHESNQWFFNTSERALEQAYQIALKIKNIELEHFGGDKVSTQGGEYSQNVLDCFQTDVEKYLNTIKIRIAEFKISRFFLKNSNYAFLEKLKLIDEVLTRYNEREVEISRSASEDSPQKSILSKLEYSQPLLKSSSQLSSSGIEPVTQKTGILPRSIGKTIRKITNDISRNSEEEVVRTFQASRKTTRLAINFLGLLILIPLLTQEVSKHFLILPAVEHFRSGESTSIFLNWEMKEEAFKQLQSFEEELKFERLLKHSPQISSEAIEEKVSVKVMEIAEEFKRKSNSAVANVFADLLGLVAFAGVVLTNKRGVAAVKTLLNEIVYGLSDSAKAFIIILFTDIFVGFHSPHGWEVILESIATHLGIPADRNAIFLFIATFPVILDTIFKYWVFRYLNQISPSAVATLKNMNE from the coding sequence ATGAAAAATTACATCACGCCCTCGAAGTCAGATAAGTTCCTTAACAAAATAAATCATTTTCTTCATGAAAGCAATCAGTGGTTCTTTAACACTTCAGAAAGAGCGTTGGAGCAGGCTTATCAAATTGCCTTAAAAATTAAAAATATTGAGTTGGAACATTTTGGAGGTGACAAAGTATCTACTCAAGGGGGAGAGTACAGCCAAAATGTCTTGGACTGTTTTCAAACAGACGTTGAAAAATATTTAAATACCATTAAAATTAGAATTGCTGAATTTAAGATAAGTCGCTTTTTTTTAAAAAACTCTAATTATGCTTTTTTAGAAAAACTAAAATTAATTGATGAGGTTCTTACAAGATACAACGAGCGGGAGGTAGAAATATCTAGATCTGCATCTGAGGATTCTCCTCAAAAATCTATTCTCTCAAAGTTAGAATATTCACAACCACTCCTAAAAAGTTCATCTCAACTCAGTTCGAGCGGTATTGAACCTGTTACCCAGAAAACTGGTATCCTTCCTAGATCGATTGGGAAAACAATTCGGAAAATTACAAATGATATAAGTCGGAATTCTGAAGAAGAAGTAGTCAGGACCTTTCAAGCATCCCGTAAAACAACCAGGCTAGCTATCAACTTTTTAGGATTATTAATTTTGATCCCTCTATTGACTCAAGAAGTTTCAAAGCATTTTTTAATACTTCCTGCTGTAGAGCATTTTCGCAGTGGTGAAAGTACATCCATTTTTCTAAATTGGGAAATGAAAGAAGAAGCTTTCAAACAATTGCAGTCTTTTGAAGAAGAATTAAAATTTGAGAGATTGCTAAAACATTCTCCTCAAATTTCTTCCGAAGCTATTGAAGAAAAAGTATCAGTGAAGGTAATGGAGATAGCTGAAGAGTTCAAACGTAAAAGCAATAGTGCCGTTGCAAACGTTTTTGCAGACTTACTGGGTTTAGTTGCTTTTGCAGGCGTTGTCTTGACAAATAAAAGAGGGGTAGCAGCGGTTAAAACTCTTCTAAATGAGATTGTCTATGGTTTGAGTGATAGCGCTAAAGCATTCATCATTATTTTATTCACAGATATTTTTGTGGGATTCCATTCACCACATGGATGGGAAGTTATCCTGGAAAGTATAGCAACTCATTTAGGTATTCCTGCAGATAGAAACGCGATTTTCCTTTTCATTGCTACATTCCCTGTAATTTTGGATACCATATTCAAGTATTGGGTTTTCCGCTATTTGAATCAGATATCACCTTCAGCTGTGGCAACACTCAAAAATATGAATGAGTAA
- a CDS encoding carbonic anhydrase — protein sequence MPIKRIIKGLNEFQTNYFTIHQEMFRQLSQGQTPEILFITCSDSRIDPNLLTQTKPGELFIIRNLGNIIPTHGSYNNSEGAGIEYAVSALNIKHVIVCGHSHCGSMKALLQLNTLSDEMPLVYSWLKQHAESTRRLLRENYKDYDGEALLKIAVEENVLTQIENLETYPVIRSKLHAGKLSLHAWVYEIETGQIVAYDANNRKFVPLCSDAFPVPDPLACLQTG from the coding sequence ATGCCAATTAAACGAATTATCAAAGGACTTAACGAATTTCAGACGAATTATTTCACTATTCATCAGGAAATGTTTCGTCAGTTGTCTCAAGGACAAACTCCTGAAATTCTCTTCATAACGTGTTCCGACTCCCGCATCGACCCAAATTTATTAACTCAAACAAAACCAGGAGAGCTTTTTATCATCCGGAATTTGGGTAATATCATTCCAACACACGGAAGTTATAATAATAGCGAAGGTGCGGGGATAGAATATGCGGTTTCCGCCTTAAATATTAAGCACGTTATTGTTTGCGGTCATTCTCACTGTGGTAGTATGAAAGCTCTCCTACAGTTAAATACTTTATCCGATGAAATGCCTTTAGTTTACAGCTGGTTAAAGCAACACGCAGAGTCTACTCGTCGTCTTTTACGAGAAAATTACAAGGATTATGATGGAGAAGCACTTCTAAAAATAGCTGTGGAAGAGAATGTACTGACTCAGATTGAAAATTTAGAAACTTATCCCGTAATTCGTTCTAAATTGCACGCTGGTAAGTTATCTCTTCATGCTTGGGTTTATGAAATAGAAACAGGACAAATAGTTGCCTATGATGCCAATAATCGTAAGTTTGTTCCTCTTTGTTCCGACGCTTTTCCCGTTCCCGATCCTTTAGCTTGTTTGCAAACTGGCTAA
- a CDS encoding P-II family nitrogen regulator, with product MQLVNRVEIIVSTLELREVIDILDSVRLSGYTLIENTSGKGERGVCYNDLGREFSNSYISTVCTDYKQLNYLVSDILPILKRIGGVCLVTETKSVSSERVPQNIDLAIAVMQEVKKVEIIMDNSYIEETLKILETVSVSGYTIIKDTSGKGDRGLSCPDIDCLFSSSYIMTVCTNEKQLDSLVQKITPILKKIGGMCLVTDAKWVNH from the coding sequence ATGCAACTCGTTAATCGAGTAGAAATTATTGTTAGCACCTTAGAACTTAGAGAAGTCATAGATATCTTGGATTCAGTTAGACTTTCTGGATATACATTGATAGAAAATACTTCAGGTAAAGGCGAACGGGGTGTTTGCTACAACGATTTAGGTCGAGAGTTCAGCAATAGTTATATTTCAACTGTTTGCACAGATTACAAGCAATTAAATTACCTTGTAAGTGACATTTTACCTATCTTAAAACGAATCGGCGGTGTCTGTTTGGTAACTGAAACTAAATCAGTTTCATCAGAACGAGTTCCCCAAAATATAGATTTAGCGATCGCTGTTATGCAAGAAGTCAAAAAGGTAGAAATTATCATGGACAACTCTTACATTGAAGAAACTCTAAAAATTTTAGAAACTGTCTCAGTGTCAGGTTATACAATTATTAAAGACACTTCAGGTAAAGGCGATCGAGGTTTATCTTGTCCGGATATAGACTGTTTATTTAGTAGTAGTTATATTATGACAGTCTGTACAAATGAGAAACAATTGGACAGCTTAGTACAAAAAATAACTCCTATTTTAAAGAAAATAGGAGGTATGTGTCTGGTGACTGATGCAAAATGGGTCAATCACTAA
- a CDS encoding sodium-dependent bicarbonate transport family permease: MDGSLILFNILNPPVLFFFMGMLAVFLKSDLEIPQPLPKLFSLYLLLAIGFKGGHELADSGINLQIAATLVAAIVMASIVPVYTFFILRLKLDFYNAAAIAATYGSISAVTFITASSFLEKLHIAYGGHMVAALALMESPAIIVGLVLVRVFANKTEGEADGEFSWGKVLQEAFLNGSVFLLVGSLIVGVLTGEKGWEKLQPFTQGIFYGALTFFLLDMGLVAARRIKDLSKTGSFLIAFSVFIPVANAIFGILISKLLGMGEGNGLLFAVLCASASYIAVPAAMRLTVPEANPSLYVSMALALTFPFNIIVGIPLYLQILKMIGV, from the coding sequence ATGGATGGCAGTTTAATCCTATTTAACATTTTAAATCCGCCAGTTTTATTCTTTTTTATGGGAATGCTGGCTGTTTTTTTGAAATCGGACTTAGAAATTCCTCAACCCTTACCCAAATTATTTTCTCTTTATTTACTTTTAGCAATTGGGTTTAAGGGAGGACACGAACTCGCAGACAGTGGGATTAACTTACAAATAGCAGCCACTCTCGTCGCTGCGATTGTCATGGCTTCAATCGTCCCAGTATATACCTTCTTTATCTTGAGACTTAAGCTGGATTTCTATAACGCAGCTGCGATCGCGGCTACTTACGGTTCTATTAGTGCAGTCACTTTTATTACAGCTAGCTCTTTCCTGGAGAAATTGCACATTGCATATGGGGGACATATGGTTGCAGCATTAGCCTTGATGGAGTCTCCAGCTATTATTGTCGGATTGGTTCTTGTTAGAGTCTTTGCTAATAAGACAGAAGGTGAAGCTGACGGTGAATTCTCGTGGGGTAAAGTACTGCAAGAGGCTTTTTTAAACGGCTCTGTTTTTCTACTTGTGGGTAGTTTAATAGTTGGAGTCCTTACAGGAGAAAAAGGTTGGGAAAAGCTGCAACCATTCACTCAAGGGATTTTCTATGGTGCGCTAACGTTCTTTTTACTGGATATGGGATTAGTCGCAGCCAGAAGAATTAAAGACTTAAGCAAAACAGGCTCTTTCTTGATAGCATTTTCCGTCTTTATTCCCGTTGCAAATGCCATTTTTGGAATTTTAATCTCAAAACTTCTGGGAATGGGGGAAGGAAATGGGCTTTTATTTGCCGTTTTATGTGCTAGCGCTTCTTATATTGCTGTTCCTGCAGCTATGAGATTAACAGTTCCTGAAGCCAATCCCAGCCTTTATGTTTCTATGGCTCTTGCTTTAACATTCCCCTTCAATATTATTGTAGGTATTCCCCTCTACTTACAGATTCTGAAAATGATTGGTGTATAA